ATCTTTTTAACGGGTTTTGGTTGAACGGTCTTAGACATGGCTCTGGGGTTTATAAGTACGCTGATGGCGGTTTTTATTTCGGAACATGGTCGCGTGGTTTGAAAGATGGGACTGGAGTGTACTATCCCGTTGGGAGTAAACACCCGTCTCTCAAGAAGTGGCATCGTCATTTTGGATACAACGACACTGGAAACTTCATCCTCTCTCATGATTCGTCGATAAACTTGGAGGAGCTGCGGAACTCAAAAGCGGTGTCAAGAACTCTTTCGGAGATAACAACGACGAGTGGGCTGGCGAGAAACTCGGGGAGAATGTCTGAGAggtttcttgatgaaaactggAGTACCACTGATCCTCCAAGAGATTATATGGGTCATGGGCCTTTATCCAAGTCTGGGCGGTCTGCTGGCTCTGGTGAAAACGAGGGACGCGGCAAGAACCCTATTGTCTTTGAAAGGGAATACATGCAAGGAGTTTTGATTAAAGAAAGGATTATGAGTTCTATTGACATGTCACGCAAGGCTAGACCTCTGGATGGGCCTAAAGAGGTCAGCATTAGCGCTTGTGTGTCCTTCCTTGGGGGGAAATGGAACTATTATCTCATGCTTAATCTCCAACTCGGTATCAGGTATTATCAATGCTTGTACTAGTTTGTTCCTCTTACACAACATAACTTTTGAAAGTTCACAGGTACACTGTTGGAAAAATAACGCCGGTGCCTCGGCGGGAAGTTCGTGCTTCTGACTTTGGAGAAAGAGCCAGGATCACCATGTTCTTCCCTAGAAATGGTTCCCAGTATACGCCTTCACATAAGTCCATTGATTTCGATTGGAAAGACTATTGCCCTATGGTTTTCAGGTTAAACATGTTTTCTTCCTCCATATACCAAAAAAATCTTTAGAATCAACAGAAACTGTTGCTTTAATAGTTTCTATCAATACGTCTACTGTATTCAAGATTTACTTGTTCCTCAGATTATCTTACTGTCCATGTTTTTAAAATGGCTTGTCAATAGGAATTTGAGGGAGATGTTCAAACTAGATGCTGCAGACTACATGATGTCTATCTGTGGTGATGATGGTCTGAGGGAAATTTCCTCCCCTGGGAAAAGTGGCAGTATCTTCTACCTTTCTCACGACGACAGATTTGTGATCAAGACATTAAAAAGATCGGAGTTGAAGGTTTGATATTAGCTTAAAACcaatttatctttctttttggtTGTGGGAGCTGATTCTTggtccttttgtttttttttttaattcttgttCCCTTTTAGTCTTTTAGACGATGGAGTCTAGTCTTTGTCTTTACttgtatatgtttttctttaggATCTTATTTAATTTATGACTGAAAgcatcttgttttttttttcttgtaggtTCTACTCAGGATGTTGCCTAGGTACTATGAACACGTAGGGGAGCATGAAAACACGCTCATAACGAAATTTTTTGGAGTTCATAGATTAAAACTCAAGTGGGGTAAAAAGGTACGAACTTGTTTGTTCTCTTTTATATCTTAAGAGACATTATATTCCATTTCTTTTAAGCATGAATCGTTGTGCTGCTCTGATAGGTACGCTTTGTGGTCATGGGAAATATGTTTTGCACAGAGTTGAAGATTCATCGCCGCTATGACCTTAAGGGCTCTACTCAAGGGAGATTTACAGAAAAGAATAAAATCAGAGAAAAGACTACCATGAAAGATCTTGATCTTGCTTATGAGTTTCATATGGACAAGCTGCTGCGAGAGGCTCTCTTCAAGTGAGTTCTCTTCTCAATTCTTTTAATAATAGCTTCATCTGCATGAAAGGTAGCCTTTACATATCACCTGATTACCTGAATGATAATATAATAGTCATTTTGCTACAAAACCTTTAGATTTATGTGCTAAGTGAATTTT
This genomic stretch from Brassica napus cultivar Da-Ae chromosome C9, Da-Ae, whole genome shotgun sequence harbors:
- the LOC106436812 gene encoding phosphatidylinositol 4-phosphate 5-kinase 8, with product MEIRLEEREFSNGDVYSGQLRGTLPHGKGKYAWSDGIIYEGDWEEGKISGKGKITWLSGAKYEGDFSGGYLHGFGTMTSPDGSVYSGSWRMNVRHGLGRKEYCNSDSYDGSWREGLQDGSGSYTWTNGNRFIGNWKKGKMSGRGVMSWGNGDLFNGFWLNGLRHGSGVYKYADGGFYFGTWSRGLKDGTGVYYPVGSKHPSLKKWHRHFGYNDTGNFILSHDSSINLEELRNSKAVSRTLSEITTTSGLARNSGRMSERFLDENWSTTDPPRDYMGHGPLSKSGRSAGSGENEGRGKNPIVFEREYMQGVLIKERIMSSIDMSRKARPLDGPKEVSISACVSFLGGKWNYYLMLNLQLGIRYTVGKITPVPRREVRASDFGERARITMFFPRNGSQYTPSHKSIDFDWKDYCPMVFRNLREMFKLDAADYMMSICGDDGLREISSPGKSGSIFYLSHDDRFVIKTLKRSELKVLLRMLPRYYEHVGEHENTLITKFFGVHRLKLKWGKKVRFVVMGNMFCTELKIHRRYDLKGSTQGRFTEKNKIREKTTMKDLDLAYEFHMDKLLREALFKQILLDCSFLESLQIIDYSLLLGLHFRAPDQLNDILEPPNEMSDQESDSVASVEVGLPREPSIPPKGLLLVTHEPNSVNTAPGPHIRGSTLRAFAAGEKEVDLILPGTARLRVQLGVNMPAQAHHKLHQDQEESGTVELFEVYDVVVYMGMIDILQEYNMKKRMEHTCKSIQYDPMSISAIEPTLYAKRFTDFLLKVFPETA